GTCAAACTGCATACCTTCAACTACTTCAAGGTTAGTACCCATTGTTTTTGACTCTTCAACAGTTATAACACCGTCATTAGTTACTTTTTCCATAGCATCTGCAATCAGGTTTCCGATAACTTCATCATTTGCAGAGATAGAAGCAACTCTGGCGATATCTTCCTTACCTTTGATCTTCTGACTGATTTCCTTTATTCCATCAACAGCCGTATCAACCGCCTTACTGATACCCTTTTTGATAATCATTGGGTTTGCTCCGGCTGCTACATTTTTCATTCCTTCTCTGATAATCGCCTGAGCAAGCAAGGTTGCTGTAGTAGTACCGTCACCTGCTACATCGTTAGTTTTTGTAGCAACTTCCTTTACAAGCTGTGCTCCCATGTTTTCGAATTTATCTTCCAATTCGATTTCCTTAGCTATAGTAACACCATCGTTTGTAATCAATGGTGAACCGAACTTCTTATCAAGAACCACATTTCTTCCCTTTGGTCCAAGTGTAACTTTCACAGTGTCAGCTAACTGGTTAACTCCACTTTCCAGAGCGCGTCTAGCTTCTTCACCGAATTTTATTTCCTTTGCCATATTATATACCTCCTTAAGTAAAATTAAAATCGTTTGGTCTGTACCGCTTAAGTCCCAGTGCTTTTATCTTTAAACATTAATCCCGGGACATAATCCAAAAAACTAAAACCGCATTATTCAACTACTGCCAGAATATCACTCTGTTTAAGGATTGTATATTCCTGACCGTCAAACTTAACTTCTGTACCTGCATATTTGCTTATAAGTACTTTATCCCCAACCTTAACTTCCATCTTTATTTCCTTACCTGTTTCTGTAACTGTACCAGGTCCAACAGCAACTATTTCAGCTACCTGTGGCTTCTCCTTAGCGGAACCTGGCAAAACTATACCGCTTTTTGTGGTTTCTTCGCTTTCAAGCATTTTAATAACGACTCTGTCGCCCAATGGTTTTATTTTCATAAGTTTTACCTCCTCTTAATTCTCGCATTGTTAGCACTCACTTAAACTGAGTGCTAATCACATTAATTATATTATATAATATCCAAATTTGAATCAAATATGTGTTTTTAGCAAATTAATTAGTTTTTAGCAAATTTGAACTGTTTTCCTGGCAAATTAATGCGATTTCTCCGTTTTTCTTTTTTTTTCTAAGAATAATGATGCCCACTGGCTCTACTAGAGCCAGTGGGCATCATTATTACAACTTTATTTCTCTCTATTTACCCCCTCGGGGAAATATGACCTTAAACAAATTCTGAGCTCCGATGTTCAGGAACTTAACCTCGCCCAAATCTTCAAAGGCCTTTCTCATACGGTTCATTCCAATTCCCGACCTTAAAAATCTCCTTTTTGTATCCAGCGTCAATAATCTTTGATATAACCATGGATTTCTGCGATCAGGATTATTTTCCTTAACAAACTTATATATGCTGTTATTTGCTATCAAAGCACCCGGATTACTTATTTCTATATTCTTAGGTGTAACAGTAACCGTCACTCCTCTTGAATTGTCAAGATAGTCCCTGTGTACGAGAGCATTTGCTATAGCTTCTTCCACTGCCTCCAGGGGATAATTACAATCTTTTATGATCTCCTTTAAATGAGCTGAAGCACTATCCAGCATATTCAGTATGTTTCCATAAAAACACCTGGCCTCCTCCTGGTTTACAACTTTTATATATACATGGGGAAGAAATAAGGACGGGTTGTGCCCGAAAAGCAAAAGTCCGCCAATGGTTGGATGATATCCGTCTCCATCCGCCTTTTCACCGATTATGCCCATTGCCTCCAGTAGGATCTCACTGGGTCTTTCTGTGATTACATTCAGGCTTGCAAAGTACTGCCTTATCAGATCACTGTTGAGTTCTGCCATTTCAGCATTCTTAAGAATAACGGTTTCATAAGTCATCAAACCGTTTTCCTGAAGCAGATTCGCTATCTCACCTCTTCTTGCTGTGTCGGTTGTGGAACCCCTTCTTATATAAAAAGCTCCGTTCTGTATCATCTGGTGGGGCTGCTGACTGCTCCTGAAAATGGTAAGTACTGCTACGCATTTATCTTCAATATGAAAAAAGTCTGCAGAAACCGGTACAGGTGGGTCACATCTGTTATAGATTATTTGTTGGATTTGTTCCTCTTTAAAGCTGCACTGATCTATTCCCAATACCCTTTTTGTTTTATCCTCTATGCCGAAAACAATATATCCCCTTCCACCTCTGGAATTCGCAATAGCAATTACATCCTTAGTCAGCTCCTTTTTCTCACTTTCAGTATTAAGAGTCAAGCTGGCTTTGAAATCCAACTTGGGCCCTTCTTCCTGCTTCAGTAATTGCTTAAGCTTGTTGATATCCATGGTATCCCCCAGACTATGTGATTGAGATTGGATAAACTTCCTCAATATATGCTATATTATTAAATTCACGCACTATGCCGGTTTGAATAATTCAGCCGACAAGACAGATTATTTTCGTTTATTTAAATTGAACTTTTACCTCTTCATAAAGAGCGTTAAGTTCCGGCTCACTTAAGAAACCTTGTGCCGCTCCATTTTCACCAATTTTATATGATGAAAAAACTATTGCCTTTTTAAGTGATTCATATGGATCTCCACTTATTGAGTAGAAATGCACGAAGGCTGAAAAAAGTGAATCCCCTGCTCCTATAGTATTTACAATTTTTCTTGTTTTTACTGCATTAAACCGTCC
The DNA window shown above is from Clostridia bacterium and carries:
- a CDS encoding putative DNA binding domain-containing protein; this translates as MDINKLKQLLKQEEGPKLDFKASLTLNTESEKKELTKDVIAIANSRGGRGYIVFGIEDKTKRVLGIDQCSFKEEQIQQIIYNRCDPPVPVSADFFHIEDKCVAVLTIFRSSQQPHQMIQNGAFYIRRGSTTDTARRGEIANLLQENGLMTYETVILKNAEMAELNSDLIRQYFASLNVITERPSEILLEAMGIIGEKADGDGYHPTIGGLLLFGHNPSLFLPHVYIKVVNQEEARCFYGNILNMLDSASAHLKEIIKDCNYPLEAVEEAIANALVHRDYLDNSRGVTVTVTPKNIEISNPGALIANNSIYKFVKENNPDRRNPWLYQRLLTLDTKRRFLRSGIGMNRMRKAFEDLGEVKFLNIGAQNLFKVIFPRGGK
- the groES gene encoding co-chaperone GroES, translated to MKIKPLGDRVVIKMLESEETTKSGIVLPGSAKEKPQVAEIVAVGPGTVTETGKEIKMEVKVGDKVLISKYAGTEVKFDGQEYTILKQSDILAVVE